A region of Oryzias latipes chromosome 18, ASM223467v1 DNA encodes the following proteins:
- the snapc2 gene encoding snRNA-activating protein complex subunit 2, whose translation MKPPPRKRGKPNRPTPTEGPRKPPRRWNKTEEKTLLNALQKLGRTALADGDTDNIDYSFLGKRLPKRSVAEIRSVVDALKDKAISSAALKLRRRKRDEKVARKPIEEWANLASTLAGSLEGTVDAAFSQVLIVSSTEPCTLRNCDPPRDNKSSTSFGPPVRIVPLKPASRPPTPVFSKSPAPSTGPSRTLPAPSPTPRVPQNVVRPPQEKPGTPSPTTPDPPASPSSEIQTGPPPSPDIPSASTSALAQPSSSDAGSEQKAPNPQRVMEVKQIVDFERIYKFLSVVHKPEEESRLTSMESAIVLDLLMSLPDELPLLDCNGLHNHMMKMYSCLTASADSVAATQLLSELKDGGGGQTGEQRDEASSGTAAEEVQPPAGSSSSQSQDSNQCKTVPPLNPFMVPLSLLVRKAENTDGERF comes from the exons ATGAAGCCTCCACCCCGCAAGCGAGGAAAACCGAACCGGCCCACGCCGACCGAAGGACCGAGGAAGCCGCCACGCCGGTGGAACAAGACGGAGGAGAAGACGCTGCTAAACGCCCTGCAGAAGCTCGGCAGGACCGCGTTAGCAGACGGAGACACGGACAACATAGACTACAGCTTCCTGGGAAAACGTCTCCCAAAGCGGTCCGTCGCAGAG ATCCGCTCTGTGGTGGATGCCCTTAAAGACAAGGCCATCTCCAGCGCCGCCTTAaagctgaggaggaggaagagggacgAGAAGGTCGCCAGAAAGCCCATCGAGGAGTGGGCCAACCTGGCTTCCACCCTGGCAGGATCTCTGGAAGGAACCGTAGACGCTGCTTTCTCTCAG GTCCTGATCGTCTCCTCCACAGAGCCCTGCACTCTGAGGAACTGTGACCCGCCCAGAGACAATAAATCCTCCACCAGTTTCGGCCCCCCTGTTCGCATCGTCCCTCTGAAACCCGCATCTCGTCCACCGACTCCAG tgttcTCCAAATCTCCAGCACCATCAACGGGTCCATCCAGAACACTCCCAGCACCTTCTCCAACACCTCGTGTACCACAGAACGTTGTCCGTCCACCTCAGGAGAAGCCTGGAACTCCCTCTCCCACCACACCTGACCCGCCTGCTTCGCCCAGCTCTGAGATCCAGACCGGCCCGCCGCCATCGCCGGACATTCCCTCAGCTTCTACGTCCGCCCTCGCCCAGCCCTCCTCCTCCGACGCCGGGTCTGAACAAAAAGCACCCAATCCTCAAAGGGTGATGGAGGTGAAGCAGATTGTGGACTTTGAGAGGATCTACAAATTCCTGAGCGTGGTCCACAAGCCTGAAGAGGAATCTCGCCTCACCTCCATGG AGAGCGCCATCGTGTTGGACCTGTTGATGTCCCTCCCAGACGAGCTGCCTCTGCTGGACTGCAATGGCCTCCACAACCACATGATGAAG ATGTATTCGTGTCTGACGGCGTCGGCCGACTCTGTGGCCGCCACACAGCTGCTGAGTGAACTGAAGGACGGCGGCGGCGGTCAGACAGGGGAGCAGAGGGACGAGGCCTCCAGCGGGACGGCGGCAGAGGAGGTCCAGCCGCCAGCGGGGAGCTCCTCCAGCCAATCGCAGGACTCTAACCAGTGCAAAACTGTCCCCCCCCTCAACCCCTTCATGGTGCCGCTCAGTCTGTTGGTGCGTAAAGCAGAAAATACTGACGGAGAAAGGTTTTAA